A single window of Maylandia zebra isolate NMK-2024a linkage group LG2, Mzebra_GT3a, whole genome shotgun sequence DNA harbors:
- the neurog1 gene encoding neurogenin-1: protein MDSLYSDIDSNSCDFFPHSEDEESRSPRCASPQPEQQKKQRRRGRARSDATVQVVKKNRRLKANDRERNRMHNLNDALDALRGVLPAFPDETKLTKIETLRFAHNYIWALSETIRIADLQAGKAGEPPVLLSPCLAEAPSPGSDACSWSSSGSSSSSSPAYCASSPGSPAAPEDYSYLRQDALYGFRSFVPGIY, encoded by the coding sequence ATGGACTCGCTCTACTCCGACATCGACAGCAACAGCTGCGACTTCTTCCCGCACAGCGAAGACGAGGAGTCCCGCAGCCCGCGCTGCGCGTCCCCGCAGCCCGAGCAGCAGAAGAAGCAGCGGCGTCGCGGCCGCGCGCGCAGCGACGCCACGGTGCAGGTGGTGAAGAAGAACCGGCGCCTGAAAGCCAACGACCGCGAGCGTAATCGCATGCATAACTTGAACGACGCGCTGGACGCGCTGCGCGGCGTGCTGCCCGCATTCCCGGACGAGACGAAGCTGACGAAAATCGAGACTCTGCGGTTCGCGCACAACTACATCTGGGCGCTGTCCGAGACCATCCGCATCGCGGACCTGCAGGCGGGCAAGGCTGGAGAGCCGCCTGTGCTGCTCAGCCCGTGCCTAGCCGAGGCCCCGAGCCCGGGCAGCGATGCCTGCTCCTGGAGCTCCAGCGGCTCCTCGTCCTCGTCCTCCCCGGCCTACTGCGCCTCCAGCCCGGGCAGCCCCGCCGCGCCCGAGGACTACAGCTACCTGCGGCAGGACGCGCTGTACGGCTTCCGCAGCTTCGTGCCGGGCATCTACTGA